A genomic window from Bubalus bubalis isolate 160015118507 breed Murrah chromosome X, NDDB_SH_1, whole genome shotgun sequence includes:
- the GPR174 gene encoding probable G-protein coupled receptor 174, with the protein MTANDTCAEINRDNTDSRYFIYAVTYTVILVPGLIGNILALWVFYGYMKETKRAVIFMINLAIADLLQVLSLPLRIFYYLNHDWPFGSGLCMFCFYLKYVNMYASIYFLVCISVRRFWFLLYPFRFHDCKQKYDLYISISGWLIICLACLLFPLLRSNDDTPSHRTKCFVDLPTRNVNLAQSVVMMTIGELIGFITPLLIVLFCTWKTVLSLQDKYPVAQDLGEKKKALKMILTCAGVFLICFAPYHFSFPLDFLVKSNEIKSCLARRVILIFHSVALCLASLNSCLDPIIYYFTTDEFRRRLSRQEFHDNIKLHAKSLVCNHTTSIVSTELC; encoded by the coding sequence ATGACTGCTAATGACACATGTGCTGAGATCAATAGAGACAATACAGATTCCCGATACTTCATCTATGCTGTGACATACACTGTCATTCTTGTGCCAGGTCTCATAGGGAACATATTAGCCTTGTGGGTATTTTATGGCTATATGAAAGAAACCAAACGGGCTGTGATATTCATGATAAACCTGGCCATTGCTGACTTACTACAAGTCCTCTCCTTGCCCCTGAGGATCTTTTACTATTTGAATCATGACTGGCCATTCGGGTCTGGCCTCTGCATGTTTTGTTTCTATCTGAAGTATGTCAACATGTATGCAAGCATCTACTTCTTGGTCTGCATCAGTGTGCGGAGATTTTGGTTTCTCCTGTACCCCTTTCGCTTCCATGACTGTAAACAGAAGTATGACCTATACATCAGCATTTCTGGCTGGTTGATAATCTGCCTTGCTTGTCTGCTATTTCCTCTCCTCAGAAGCAATGATGACACCCCTAGCCACAGAACCAAATGCTTTGTGGATCTTCCTACCAGGAATGTCAATCTAGCTCAGTCTGTTGTCATGATGACCATTGGCGAGTTGATTGGGTTTATCACTCCTCTTCTGATCGTCCTGTTTTGCACCTGGAAAACAGTTTTATCACTGCAAGATAAATATCCTGTTGCGCAAGAccttggagagaaaaagaaagccttGAAGATGATTCTAACATGTGCaggagttttcctaatttgctttGCACCTTATCACTTCAGTTTTCCTTTAGATTTCCTGGTCAAgtccaatgaaattaaaagctgcctAGCCAGAAGGGTGATTCTAATATTTCATTCTGTTGCCTTGTGTCTTGCTAGTCTGAATTCCTGCCTTGACCCAATCATATACTACTTTACCACTGATGAGTTCAGAAGACGGCTTTCAAGACAAGAGTTCCATGATAACATAAAACTCCATGCAAAATCACTTGTGTGCAACCACACCACATCTATCGTGTCAACTGAattatgttaa